Proteins encoded in a region of the Rutidosis leptorrhynchoides isolate AG116_Rl617_1_P2 chromosome 9, CSIRO_AGI_Rlap_v1, whole genome shotgun sequence genome:
- the LOC139868362 gene encoding uncharacterized protein, translated as MDAFISEMRKIAEVQNKSIGALAKEIGNVAESKGNREPGTIPSYTVLNPNHKDQGKGYSVNMVGTLRSGKKYDNKVGEKEIVQQESSKSPIVLDEDEVKINLPLLDAIRQVPSYAKFLKDLCTQKRKQRATLPKKVELTEHLSAVVSGTLLPEFKDLGTPLIAVTVGNMNVKKALLDIGASINILPFCLVD; from the exons ATGGACGCGTTTATCTCCGAAATGCGGAAAATAGCGGAAGTACAAAATAAGTCGATTGGTGCATTGGCTAAGGAGATTGGTAATGTAGCGGAAAGTAAGGGAAATAGGGAACCAGGTACAATCCCAAGCTACACGGTTCTAAATCCGAATCATAAGGATCAGGGAAAAGGGTATAGTGTTAACATGGTAGGTACCTTGAGAAGTGGAAAGAAGTATGACAATAAGGTTGGTGAAAAAGAGATAGTGCAACAAGAGTCAAGTAAGTCTCCTATTGTTCTTGATGAGGATGAG GTTAAGATAAATTTACCCCTTCTCGATGCTATTAGGCAAGTCCCGTCGTATGCTAAATTTTTAAAGGACCTTTGCACTCAAAAGAGGAAGCAAAGGGCAACCTTGCCCAAAAAGGTGGAGCTAACCGAGCACCTAAGTGCGGTTGTTTCGGGTACACTCCTACCTGAATTTAAGGACCTGGGGACTCCATTGATAGCTGTGACTGTAGGAAACATGAATGTGAAAAAGGCGTTATTGGACATAGGAGCTAGCATCAATATTTTACCTTTTTGTCTAGTTGACTGA